In Mesorhizobium sp. 113-3-3, a genomic segment contains:
- a CDS encoding GNAT family N-acetyltransferase, with product MDYLVNLSLLGPDPVLDQRLAETGVTVRRALAPEYELVTGWVRRTFSAGWAGETAVSFMRQPPACFLATRAGELVGFACHESIARGFFGPTGVDEAARGQGIGHALLLASLLDLKTMGYAYAIIGDVGPSEFYERTVGATPIPNSEPGIYAGLLKT from the coding sequence ATGGACTATCTGGTCAATCTTTCCCTGCTTGGACCCGATCCGGTGCTCGACCAGCGCCTGGCCGAGACCGGTGTCACCGTCCGCCGGGCGTTGGCGCCGGAATACGAACTGGTGACGGGCTGGGTGCGGCGGACTTTCAGTGCCGGCTGGGCGGGAGAAACCGCCGTCTCCTTCATGCGCCAGCCGCCGGCCTGTTTCCTGGCGACGCGGGCAGGGGAGCTCGTGGGCTTTGCCTGCCATGAATCGATCGCCCGTGGCTTCTTCGGCCCGACAGGTGTCGACGAGGCCGCGCGCGGCCAGGGCATCGGCCATGCGCTGCTGCTTGCCTCCCTGCTCGACTTGAAGACGATGGGCTATGCCTACGCCATCATCGGCGATGTCGGCCCGTCCGAGTTCTACGAACGCACCGTGGGTGCGACGCCGATCCCCAATTCGGAGCCCGGCATCTATGCCGGCCTGCTGAAGACCTGA
- a CDS encoding beta-N-acetylhexosaminidase, which translates to MTETLALRLESFWTPPGDGQKLAYSLKLTNASHQPLRDFRLCISGPGRIDPAATVEGGVLTERMSNHAAFAPPDGFVLEPGTAWRVTARGLSYPLRHWTDGATSAYLVLADGNTQSISVEPTKAAGDNAVRRRGAEPYPVPAVAPVSISVIPWPGKVEVSGAMPAPAGLDPRPQGKEATAAATAFADLTASLFPVEGIVRPAAEGGFPVIMSPRDGFAPEAYAITFSTDAATVSAATSTGFLYGLITLGQILRGAGQHPGTFRFPAAGEIRDEPSLGWRGCHLDAARQFYASAEIEKFLRLLAWNKLNRFHWHLSDDEAWRVEISAYPQLTEIGAWRGHGLPVPPLLGSGPQKSGGYYTKPVIRNIVALAGRLGIEVVPEIDVPGHSYAMLQALPGLRDPGEHGEYFSVQGFPNNCLNPAREETYRVLETIFDELIELFPSKIIHVGADEVPIGAWSGSPQALHRLAEIGGEAVAKAHARRLGVVTNTHGADEIEGSGAAVLQAQFLKRVQAFLASRGCVTGGWEEAAHGNVIDKNKCYLNGWRNVEVSAALAGEGYDMVVNPGQVYYLDMANSQEWSEPGAAWAGWSSPEKLYGFDPVQGWSEAQKKHFLGVQCCIWSEPMTDRAVFDRLVFPRLSALAETGWTQPERKSWERFKALCGLMPVLYGLP; encoded by the coding sequence ATGACCGAGACACTTGCCCTGCGGCTGGAAAGTTTCTGGACGCCTCCGGGCGACGGCCAGAAACTGGCCTATTCGCTGAAACTCACCAACGCTTCGCACCAGCCACTGCGAGACTTCCGGCTCTGCATCAGCGGCCCGGGCCGGATCGATCCCGCCGCGACGGTTGAAGGCGGTGTGCTGACCGAGCGGATGTCCAACCATGCCGCGTTCGCGCCGCCGGACGGCTTCGTGCTCGAGCCGGGCACTGCATGGAGGGTGACGGCGCGGGGCCTGAGCTATCCGCTGCGCCACTGGACCGACGGCGCCACCAGCGCCTATCTCGTGCTCGCCGACGGCAACACGCAGAGCATCTCGGTCGAGCCGACGAAGGCAGCCGGCGACAATGCGGTGCGCAGGCGCGGCGCCGAACCCTATCCGGTGCCCGCTGTGGCGCCGGTTTCGATTTCGGTCATCCCCTGGCCAGGCAAGGTCGAGGTGTCGGGCGCGATGCCGGCGCCCGCGGGTCTCGACCCGAGGCCGCAGGGCAAAGAGGCCACCGCCGCAGCGACGGCCTTTGCCGACCTCACCGCAAGCCTGTTCCCCGTCGAGGGGATCGTTCGCCCGGCGGCGGAAGGCGGCTTCCCCGTCATCATGTCGCCACGGGACGGCTTCGCGCCGGAAGCCTATGCCATCACCTTTTCCACCGATGCCGCGACGGTTTCAGCGGCCACGAGCACGGGGTTTCTCTACGGGCTGATCACGCTTGGACAGATCCTGCGCGGCGCCGGACAACATCCCGGCACCTTCCGCTTTCCGGCGGCCGGCGAAATCCGCGACGAACCCTCACTTGGCTGGCGCGGCTGCCATCTCGACGCGGCGCGGCAATTCTACGCCTCGGCAGAAATCGAAAAATTCCTCAGGCTTCTGGCCTGGAACAAGCTCAACCGTTTCCATTGGCACCTGTCGGACGACGAAGCCTGGCGGGTCGAGATATCGGCCTATCCCCAACTGACCGAAATCGGCGCCTGGCGTGGTCACGGCCTGCCGGTCCCGCCGCTGCTGGGCTCGGGCCCGCAGAAGTCCGGCGGCTATTACACCAAGCCGGTCATCCGCAACATCGTCGCTCTGGCCGGACGGCTCGGCATCGAGGTGGTGCCGGAGATCGACGTGCCCGGCCACAGCTACGCCATGCTGCAAGCGCTGCCCGGGCTGCGCGATCCCGGCGAGCATGGCGAGTATTTTTCCGTGCAGGGATTTCCCAACAACTGCCTCAACCCGGCGCGCGAGGAAACCTACCGCGTGCTGGAGACGATCTTCGACGAGCTTATCGAATTGTTTCCCTCGAAGATCATTCATGTCGGCGCCGACGAGGTGCCGATCGGCGCCTGGTCGGGTTCGCCGCAGGCGCTGCACCGGCTTGCCGAGATCGGCGGCGAGGCGGTGGCAAAGGCGCATGCCAGGCGGCTTGGCGTGGTCACCAACACGCATGGCGCCGATGAGATCGAAGGCTCGGGGGCAGCGGTGCTGCAGGCGCAGTTCCTCAAGCGCGTACAAGCGTTCCTTGCGTCTCGCGGCTGCGTCACCGGCGGCTGGGAGGAGGCAGCACACGGCAATGTCATCGACAAGAACAAGTGCTATCTGAATGGCTGGCGCAATGTCGAGGTTTCGGCGGCGCTGGCCGGCGAGGGCTATGACATGGTCGTCAATCCGGGCCAGGTCTATTATCTCGACATGGCCAACAGCCAGGAATGGTCGGAACCGGGCGCCGCCTGGGCCGGCTGGTCGTCGCCCGAGAAACTCTACGGCTTCGATCCGGTGCAAGGCTGGAGCGAGGCGCAGAAGAAACATTTCCTCGGCGTGCAATGCTGCATCTGGTCGGAACCGATGACCGACCGCGCCGTCTTCGACCGGCTGGTGTTTCCGCGCCTCTCGGCGCTTGCCGAAACCGGCTGGACGCAGCCGGAGCGCAAGTCGTGGGAGCGCTTCAAGGCGCTCTGCGGACTGATGCCGGTTCTCTACGGATTGCCATAG
- a CDS encoding ROK family transcriptional regulator, which translates to MISRKAVSGTNLEQAKSHNRRVVIEAIRTNGALSRAAIARLTALSTQTISNIVEELETAELLRAEATLKGARGQPAVPYSINPDGGYSIGLQLDHQLAVGVITDLSGTVRARIEHPVDRPTPAQAMPLLAAIAGDLMRKFRFDRQRLFGIGVAMPGPFDVEGMTSVGPTALPGWQDFPVADELQRLTGIAVTVENDATAAAIGERLYGVARNLGSFVYLFIGTGLGAGLFLDGHLYKGSRHNAGEIGHMIVRPGGLSCGCGKRGCLERYVSLRAAYDRLDLPDPDHASPDVLEELLAQGDDRLEAWIADAVDPLRQAIDVLELALDPETVVVGGFMPLPVIEALVARLEPLHLSVSSTRARSTPRVLVGAAGKDTSVLGAAALPIFSETNPQFDVLQKPLG; encoded by the coding sequence ATGATCTCCAGGAAAGCCGTCTCCGGCACCAATCTCGAACAGGCCAAGTCGCACAACCGCCGGGTGGTGATCGAGGCGATTCGTACCAACGGCGCCTTGTCACGCGCGGCGATCGCGCGGCTGACCGCGCTCAGCACCCAGACCATTTCCAACATCGTCGAGGAACTCGAGACGGCCGAGCTGCTGCGCGCCGAGGCGACGCTCAAAGGCGCGCGCGGCCAGCCGGCAGTGCCCTATTCGATCAACCCCGATGGCGGTTACTCGATCGGCCTGCAGCTCGACCATCAGCTGGCGGTTGGCGTCATCACCGATCTCTCAGGCACGGTGCGGGCGCGTATCGAGCACCCCGTTGACCGCCCGACCCCGGCGCAGGCGATGCCGCTGCTTGCCGCGATTGCCGGCGACCTGATGCGCAAGTTTCGCTTCGACCGCCAGCGCCTGTTCGGCATCGGCGTGGCGATGCCAGGCCCCTTCGACGTCGAAGGCATGACCTCGGTCGGGCCAACCGCCCTGCCCGGCTGGCAGGATTTTCCGGTCGCCGACGAGCTCCAGCGGCTGACCGGCATTGCGGTGACGGTCGAGAACGACGCCACCGCCGCGGCAATCGGCGAGCGGCTCTATGGCGTTGCCCGCAACCTCGGCAGCTTCGTCTATCTGTTCATCGGCACCGGCCTGGGCGCTGGCCTGTTCCTTGACGGCCATCTCTACAAAGGCAGCCGCCACAATGCCGGCGAGATCGGCCACATGATCGTTAGGCCTGGCGGCCTGTCCTGCGGCTGCGGCAAGCGCGGCTGCCTGGAACGCTACGTATCGCTGCGGGCCGCCTATGATCGGCTCGACCTGCCTGACCCCGACCATGCCTCGCCCGATGTGCTGGAGGAACTGTTGGCGCAAGGAGACGATCGCCTCGAAGCCTGGATCGCAGATGCCGTCGATCCGCTGCGCCAGGCGATCGACGTGCTGGAACTGGCGCTCGATCCCGAAACCGTGGTGGTGGGTGGCTTCATGCCATTGCCGGTGATCGAGGCCCTCGTCGCCCGGCTCGAACCGCTGCATCTTTCGGTCAGTTCGACCAGAGCGCGGTCCACACCGCGCGTGCTGGTCGGCGCCGCCGGCAAGGACACCTCCGTGCTCGGCGCCGCCGCGCTGCCGATCTTTTCGGAGACCAACCCCCAGTTCGACGTGCTGCAGAAGCCACTCGGCTGA
- a CDS encoding CaiB/BaiF CoA transferase family protein, with amino-acid sequence MLKGTRIVEIEALGPAPFAGMLLADLGADVIVVHRKQAPVPGLPEHSLLDRGKRSIALDLGDAGDVALLMRLVATADGLIEGFRPGVMERLGLGPEACLAVNPRLVYGRMTGWGQDGPLARTSGHDLNYTGVSGALWYASLPGEPPMAPPTLTGDIGGGALYLVIGMLASIMSARAGGPGTVVDAAIVDGSAHMMNLLMAVGQSGALVAERGRSLLDGPHWCRVYRTADGGFISVQCLEPKFYALFLDRLGLAADPQFARQFDRDLWPELGSRLAAIFAARKRDEWTSLFEGSDACVSPVLSPWEAARHPHMAVRGSWLTVDGVLQAAAAPRFSGWAQKTPGRSPARGEHDAEIRAALANPWAF; translated from the coding sequence ATGCTGAAGGGGACGCGAATCGTCGAGATCGAGGCGCTCGGGCCGGCGCCCTTCGCCGGCATGCTGCTCGCCGATCTCGGCGCCGATGTCATCGTCGTCCACCGCAAGCAGGCGCCCGTGCCGGGCCTGCCCGAACACTCGCTGCTCGATCGCGGCAAGCGCTCCATCGCGCTCGACCTCGGGGATGCCGGGGACGTCGCCCTGCTGATGCGCCTCGTCGCCACCGCCGACGGCCTGATCGAGGGATTCCGGCCCGGCGTCATGGAGCGTCTCGGCCTCGGCCCGGAGGCCTGCCTGGCGGTCAATCCAAGGCTGGTCTATGGCCGCATGACCGGCTGGGGCCAGGACGGCCCCCTCGCCCGCACCTCTGGCCATGATTTGAACTATACCGGCGTATCCGGCGCGCTCTGGTACGCCTCCCTGCCGGGCGAGCCGCCCATGGCGCCGCCGACGCTCACCGGCGACATAGGCGGCGGCGCGCTCTATCTGGTGATCGGTATGCTCGCCAGCATCATGAGCGCGCGTGCCGGCGGCCCAGGTACAGTGGTCGACGCGGCCATCGTCGACGGCTCGGCCCACATGATGAACCTGCTGATGGCGGTCGGCCAGTCCGGCGCGCTCGTCGCCGAACGCGGCAGAAGCCTTCTCGACGGACCGCATTGGTGCCGCGTCTACCGCACAGCCGATGGCGGTTTCATCAGCGTCCAGTGCCTCGAGCCGAAATTCTACGCGCTGTTCCTCGACAGGCTCGGCCTCGCCGCCGATCCGCAATTCGCCAGGCAGTTCGACCGCGATCTCTGGCCGGAACTCGGCAGCCGGCTGGCGGCGATATTTGCCGCAAGAAAGCGCGATGAATGGACCAGCCTGTTCGAAGGCTCCGACGCCTGCGTCTCCCCGGTGCTCAGCCCGTGGGAGGCGGCACGGCACCCGCACATGGCCGTGCGCGGTTCCTGGCTGACGGTGGACGGCGTCCTGCAGGCCGCCGCCGCTCCACGCTTTTCCGGATGGGCGCAAAAGACGCCGGGCAGAAGTCCAGCGCGCGGCGAACACGACGCCGAGATTCGTGCCGCGCTCGCGAACCCCTGGGCGTTCTGA
- a CDS encoding LLM class flavin-dependent oxidoreductase → MKKIGFLSFGHWTPSSQSQVRSASDALLQSIDLAVAAEQLGADGAYFRVHHFARQLASPFPLLAAVGAKTSRIEIGTAVIDMRYENPLYMAEDAGAADIIAGGRLQLGISRGSPEQVIDGWRYFGYQPQEGKSDADMARHHAEVFLDTLRGEGFAQPNPRPMFPNPPGLLRLEPHSEGLHERIWWGAATNATSEWAAKLGMNLQSSTLKFDESGKPFHIQQAEQIRIYREAWKAAGHEREPHVSVSRSIFALVDDRDRAYFGRGNESRDQIGFIEENTRAIFGRSYAAEPDVLIKELAQDEAIAEADTLLLTVPNQLGVDYNAHVIEAILTHVAPALGWR, encoded by the coding sequence ATGAAAAAAATCGGTTTCCTGTCATTCGGGCATTGGACCCCCTCGTCGCAATCGCAAGTGCGCTCGGCGTCCGACGCGCTGCTGCAATCCATCGATCTCGCCGTCGCGGCCGAGCAGCTCGGCGCCGACGGCGCCTATTTCCGCGTGCACCATTTCGCCCGCCAGCTCGCTTCGCCGTTCCCGCTGCTGGCGGCGGTCGGCGCCAAGACCAGCCGCATCGAGATCGGCACGGCGGTCATCGACATGCGCTACGAGAATCCGCTCTACATGGCCGAGGATGCCGGGGCCGCCGACATCATCGCCGGCGGCCGGCTGCAGCTCGGCATCAGCCGCGGTTCGCCCGAGCAGGTGATCGATGGCTGGCGCTATTTCGGCTACCAGCCGCAGGAAGGCAAAAGCGACGCCGACATGGCGCGGCACCATGCCGAGGTTTTTCTCGATACGCTGCGCGGCGAGGGGTTCGCCCAGCCCAATCCACGGCCGATGTTCCCCAACCCGCCCGGCCTGCTCCGGCTCGAGCCGCATTCGGAAGGCCTGCACGAGCGCATCTGGTGGGGTGCGGCGACCAACGCCACTTCGGAATGGGCGGCCAAGCTCGGCATGAATCTGCAGAGCTCGACGCTGAAGTTCGACGAGAGCGGCAAGCCATTCCACATCCAGCAGGCCGAACAGATCCGCATCTACCGCGAGGCGTGGAAGGCGGCCGGCCACGAGCGCGAGCCGCACGTCTCGGTCAGCCGCAGCATCTTCGCGCTGGTCGATGATCGCGACCGCGCCTATTTCGGGCGCGGCAATGAAAGCCGCGACCAGATCGGCTTCATCGAGGAGAATACCAGGGCGATCTTCGGCCGCAGCTACGCCGCCGAGCCTGACGTGCTGATCAAGGAATTGGCGCAGGACGAGGCGATCGCCGAGGCCGACACGCTGCTGCTTACCGTGCCCAACCAGCTCGGCGTCGACTATAACGCCCATGTCATTGAGGCGATCCTGACCCATGTCGCGCCGGCCCTGGGCTGGCGCTGA
- a CDS encoding ThuA domain-containing protein: MAKRALIAWGGWDGHTPERSANVIRALLERNGFDVTLGQGTAMFADPELSSFDLIVPGITMSTIEKAELQNLTQAVRAGSGLGGFHGTMGDSFRNEPDYQFMTGGQWVAHPGNIIDYRVVITQPDDPITKGISDFAYRSEQYYMHVDPSNEVLATTTFSDAHFPGIGGVVMPVVWKRRYGAGKVFYSSLGHTADEFAVPEMALIVERGLLWAARG; the protein is encoded by the coding sequence ATGGCGAAGAGGGCTTTGATTGCCTGGGGCGGTTGGGACGGCCACACGCCGGAGCGCAGCGCCAATGTCATTCGCGCGCTGCTTGAGCGCAACGGGTTCGATGTCACGCTGGGCCAGGGCACGGCGATGTTCGCCGATCCGGAATTGTCGTCCTTCGATCTCATCGTGCCTGGCATCACCATGTCTACGATCGAGAAGGCCGAGCTGCAGAACCTGACGCAGGCGGTGCGCGCTGGAAGCGGGCTCGGCGGCTTCCACGGCACGATGGGCGACAGTTTTCGCAACGAGCCGGACTACCAGTTCATGACCGGCGGCCAATGGGTCGCGCATCCCGGCAACATCATCGACTATCGCGTGGTGATCACACAACCGGACGACCCGATCACGAAAGGCATCAGCGATTTCGCCTACCGGTCGGAGCAGTATTACATGCATGTCGACCCGAGCAACGAGGTGCTGGCGACGACGACGTTCAGCGATGCGCATTTTCCGGGCATAGGCGGGGTTGTCATGCCGGTGGTCTGGAAGCGCCGGTATGGCGCGGGGAAGGTTTTCTACAGTTCGCTTGGGCACACGGCGGACGAGTTCGCGGTGCCGGAAATGGCGCTGATCGTGGAGCGCGGTTTGCTGTGGGCGGCGCGGGGGTAG
- a CDS encoding amidase — protein sequence MTDASLHLVEATIDQLRRALDEGTVTSVELVAAYLRRIAHFDRHGISLNAVPVLNPDMFEEAAASDRRRRDGAVLGPLDGIPYTAKDSYKVKGLTVAAGSPAFEHLVANEDAFTIARLRAGGAVLIGLTNMPPMANGGMQRGVYGRAESPYNADYLTAAFASGSSNGSGTATAASFCAFGLGEETWSSGRAPATNNALVAYTPSRGVISVRGNWPLVPTMDVVVPHTRTMPDMLELLDIIVADDPETRGDFWRAQPWVELPKSSRTRPQRYTDLALAGSLKGKRLGVPRMYIGSDSEADRPIETRASVLALWEQAAADLKRLGAEVVEVDFPVVSNYERDRPGARSMVERGLVPPDFADREIWDLCIWGWDDFLRANADPALPDLASVDGPKIFPQPPGTLPDRYEGGFDLADYVERAKSGVMPFRDIPTLEEGLKGLEATRRIDFEDWLDAHGIDAVVLPAAADVGPADADINQASADLAWRNGTWVANGNLVWRHFGIPTVTVPMGTMADIGMPVGLTFAGKAYDDESLLRMAGDFERATQRRTSPPRTPELADDVFTERSAKAGGSAAQPFAIALAAETRTSGDQDEIAITLELPVEAENASIKVHVNGEPVAMQRSGARFSGRALVPAAEHQRFHSVWRGSYGSIVTAVVRLQDGRTAGGYVVTGGIG from the coding sequence ATGACCGATGCCAGCCTTCATCTCGTCGAAGCGACGATCGACCAACTGCGCCGCGCGCTCGATGAAGGCACCGTCACCAGCGTCGAACTGGTCGCGGCGTATCTCAGGCGCATCGCTCATTTCGACCGGCACGGCATCAGCCTCAACGCTGTCCCGGTGCTCAATCCTGATATGTTCGAGGAGGCCGCGGCTTCCGACCGACGCCGCCGCGATGGCGCTGTGCTCGGGCCCCTAGACGGCATCCCCTACACCGCCAAGGACAGCTACAAGGTCAAAGGCCTGACGGTCGCCGCCGGCTCTCCGGCTTTCGAGCATCTCGTCGCCAATGAGGACGCCTTCACCATCGCCCGGCTGCGCGCCGGCGGCGCGGTGCTGATCGGTCTCACCAACATGCCGCCCATGGCCAATGGCGGCATGCAGCGCGGCGTCTATGGCCGCGCCGAAAGCCCCTACAATGCCGACTACCTGACCGCCGCCTTCGCCTCGGGCTCGTCCAATGGCTCGGGCACAGCAACGGCCGCCAGCTTCTGCGCCTTCGGGCTCGGCGAGGAGACATGGTCATCCGGCCGCGCGCCGGCTACCAACAACGCGCTGGTCGCCTATACGCCGTCGCGCGGCGTCATCTCGGTGCGTGGCAACTGGCCGCTGGTGCCGACCATGGATGTCGTGGTGCCGCACACGCGGACCATGCCCGACATGCTGGAGCTGCTTGACATCATTGTTGCCGACGATCCCGAGACGCGCGGCGATTTCTGGCGCGCGCAGCCCTGGGTCGAACTGCCGAAAAGTTCTCGGACGAGGCCGCAACGCTATACGGATCTCGCGCTTGCAGGATCGCTGAAAGGCAAACGTCTCGGCGTGCCCCGCATGTATATCGGCAGCGACAGCGAGGCGGATAGACCGATCGAGACCCGGGCCTCGGTGCTGGCGCTGTGGGAACAGGCGGCGGCTGATCTCAAGCGGCTTGGCGCCGAAGTGGTGGAGGTGGATTTTCCCGTCGTCTCCAATTACGAGCGCGACCGCCCCGGCGCCCGCAGCATGGTCGAGCGCGGGCTGGTGCCGCCGGACTTCGCCGACCGTGAAATCTGGGACCTCTGCATCTGGGGCTGGGACGATTTCCTGCGCGCCAATGCTGATCCTGCCCTGCCCGATCTCGCTTCGGTCGATGGCCCGAAAATCTTCCCGCAGCCGCCGGGCACGCTGCCCGACCGCTACGAAGGCGGCTTCGACCTTGCGGACTATGTCGAGCGGGCCAAATCCGGCGTCATGCCCTTCAGGGATATCCCGACGCTTGAAGAGGGCCTGAAGGGGCTGGAGGCAACAAGGCGCATCGATTTCGAGGATTGGTTGGACGCGCACGGCATCGACGCCGTGGTGCTGCCCGCCGCCGCCGATGTCGGCCCGGCCGACGCCGACATCAACCAGGCTTCGGCTGATCTCGCCTGGCGCAACGGCACCTGGGTCGCCAACGGCAATCTGGTCTGGCGCCACTTCGGCATCCCGACCGTCACCGTGCCGATGGGCACGATGGCCGATATCGGCATGCCGGTCGGCCTGACCTTCGCCGGCAAGGCCTATGACGACGAAAGCCTGCTGCGCATGGCCGGCGATTTCGAGCGCGCCACCCAGCGCCGCACCAGCCCGCCACGGACGCCAGAGCTGGCCGATGATGTGTTTACGGAACGGAGCGCCAAGGCTGGTGGCAGCGCGGCGCAGCCGTTTGCAATTGCGCTTGCCGCCGAGACGCGGACCTCAGGAGATCAGGACGAGATCGCCATCACGCTCGAACTGCCAGTCGAGGCAGAGAACGCCAGCATCAAGGTGCATGTCAACGGAGAGCCCGTCGCGATGCAGCGAAGCGGCGCGCGTTTCAGCGGCCGTGCGCTGGTTCCGGCCGCCGAGCATCAGCGCTTCCACAGCGTCTGGCGCGGCTCGTATGGCTCGATCGTGACGGCGGTGGTGCGGTTGCAGGATGGGCGCACGGCTGGCGGCTATGTGGTTACGGGCGGGATTGGTTGA
- a CDS encoding alpha-D-ribose 1-methylphosphonate 5-triphosphate diphosphatase translates to MWLSEFEIVLRDRVIPNGAVRIEDGLIAEIRDRPVEHADIEGGGRLLLPGFIDMHGDMVEREVEPRIGVHVPMRIGIAELDKKLASCGITTAYAALSFIGASVTSGVLRSEGHTIEIIDTIAGMKDHLLVDHRIHARFEVTFAPAIPALQKLMDAGRLHLISLMDHTPGQGQYRDVELYIARIAKERGMSVAEASEVVGKRMAGRNGQGDVLNALQDLSARAEAAGIALASHDDDTLEKVELVHGLGAALSEFPVTLEAAREARRLGMHTAMGAPNALRGESYSGNLSARQAYQAGLLDMLASDYHPASILPAVLGLSELRGDGLAAAAALTSANPANALGLADRGAIAPGLLADLVVADRHPVPRVRATFRAGRMIYGDGTLDLAGKAERLVPAMGARLPAASRETA, encoded by the coding sequence ATGTGGCTGAGTGAATTCGAAATCGTCCTGCGCGACCGCGTCATCCCGAACGGCGCCGTCAGGATCGAGGACGGCCTGATCGCCGAGATCCGCGACAGGCCTGTCGAGCATGCCGATATCGAGGGTGGCGGCCGCCTGCTGCTGCCCGGCTTCATCGACATGCATGGCGACATGGTGGAGAGGGAAGTCGAGCCGCGCATCGGCGTCCACGTGCCGATGCGGATCGGCATTGCCGAGCTCGACAAGAAGCTCGCTTCCTGCGGCATCACCACGGCCTATGCCGCGCTTTCCTTCATCGGCGCCAGCGTCACCAGCGGCGTGCTGCGCTCCGAAGGCCATACGATAGAGATCATCGACACCATTGCCGGGATGAAGGACCATTTGCTGGTCGATCACCGCATCCATGCGCGCTTCGAGGTGACCTTCGCCCCGGCTATTCCCGCGCTGCAGAAGCTGATGGACGCCGGCAGGCTGCATTTGATCTCGCTGATGGACCACACGCCCGGACAGGGACAGTACCGCGATGTCGAGCTCTACATCGCCCGCATCGCCAAGGAGCGCGGCATGTCGGTTGCCGAGGCGTCCGAGGTCGTCGGCAAGCGCATGGCGGGCCGCAACGGCCAGGGCGATGTGCTGAACGCGCTGCAGGACCTGTCGGCGCGTGCCGAGGCTGCCGGCATCGCGCTCGCCTCGCATGACGACGACACGCTGGAAAAGGTGGAACTGGTCCACGGCCTGGGTGCCGCGCTCTCGGAATTCCCGGTCACCCTGGAAGCGGCGCGGGAAGCCCGCAGGCTCGGCATGCACACCGCCATGGGCGCGCCCAACGCGCTGCGCGGCGAGTCCTACTCCGGCAATCTTTCCGCCCGGCAGGCTTATCAGGCCGGGCTGCTCGACATGCTGGCCAGCGACTATCACCCGGCCTCCATCCTGCCGGCCGTGCTTGGCCTTTCGGAACTGCGTGGCGATGGCCTCGCCGCCGCGGCCGCGCTGACGAGCGCCAACCCGGCCAACGCCCTGGGGCTCGCCGATCGCGGCGCCATCGCGCCCGGCCTTCTGGCCGATCTCGTGGTGGCGGACCGTCATCCCGTGCCACGCGTCCGCGCCACCTTCCGCGCCGGCCGCATGATTTACGGCGATGGCACGCTTGACCTGGCGGGCAAGGCGGAACGCCTTGTCCCCGCCATGGGAGCACGGCTACCGGCCGCCTCCCGGGAAACCGCGTAG
- a CDS encoding PfkB family carbohydrate kinase: protein MSTVIVVGHVNHDQVWSLSSPLASGARIVYSGRRVRLGGGGFHTGTQLAKLGNDVRLISNLMDDGHGRAALATLQAAGIDTGYVTLWPGETRFTEILLEPNGERTILNTGGQLRPPFTAPEPVSGDAAYLNALVLDAGLVASLRTIPLVVSQFPLRDASPRPADIVIGSRADFPGEETHHVWERASAIAGPRLRTLVLTDGMRPISLYDGKALKHVTPLKQVRVPDTIGAGDCFTGIFLHGLLQGLIPELAAEQASQQTAEWLLERSRTS from the coding sequence ATGAGCACAGTCATCGTTGTCGGCCATGTCAATCACGACCAGGTCTGGTCGCTGTCCTCGCCCCTCGCCTCGGGCGCACGCATCGTCTATTCCGGCCGCCGCGTCAGGCTCGGCGGCGGCGGCTTCCACACCGGCACCCAGCTGGCGAAGCTCGGCAACGACGTCCGGCTGATCAGCAACCTGATGGACGACGGCCATGGCCGGGCAGCACTTGCAACATTGCAGGCGGCGGGCATCGATACCGGCTATGTCACGCTGTGGCCCGGCGAAACCCGGTTCACCGAAATCCTGCTCGAGCCGAATGGCGAGCGCACCATTTTGAACACCGGCGGCCAGTTGCGCCCTCCCTTTACCGCACCGGAGCCTGTCAGCGGCGACGCCGCCTATCTCAACGCCCTGGTGCTCGACGCCGGTCTGGTCGCCTCGCTGCGGACGATCCCGCTTGTCGTCTCGCAGTTTCCGCTGCGCGACGCCTCGCCGCGCCCGGCCGACATCGTCATCGGATCGCGCGCCGATTTTCCCGGCGAGGAGACGCACCACGTCTGGGAGCGGGCATCGGCGATTGCCGGGCCGCGCCTAAGGACGCTGGTGCTGACCGATGGAATGCGCCCGATCTCGCTCTATGACGGCAAGGCGCTCAAGCATGTCACGCCGCTGAAGCAGGTTCGCGTGCCCGACACGATCGGCGCCGGCGACTGTTTCACCGGGATCTTCCTGCACGGCCTGCTGCAGGGGTTGATCCCTGAGCTTGCCGCCGAACAGGCCAGCCAGCAAACCGCCGAATGGCTGCTGGAACGATCCCGTACCAGCTGA